acttggctcgaaatagcaaatgtgtataattgaagtctatatagcaatacgacttttgtctcaaaattggagatagagtagatagacttttgagtgatagataagttcaagtctccatataccttttaccgatgaagttccacaagtttcctcgagtagttcttcatcttcatcagatgaacgtcgtggagtctagagctcaactacacttactatcctaatccgagacttagctataagtagactagaaatcaagaattatagttttggcaactaaacttgacaaacaagatacTGACCAATTTTGACCAAGTCAATATGACTGGCAGTTCATTTTCTGCCGGAAATAAGTCGGAATTTCTATTAACCTGCATACACCTTTCTTGCCATCCATCATCCACATTCAACAATCAATTCATATCAACTCAAAAATCAATTCATATCACATTCAACCAATTCATGCCAAAAAAGAACACAAATTCTTCCAAGTACcaatttttttgggttaagtATCAAATTCTAAGGGAATACATAGAAACTTACTAAGTTCCAAATTTCTAAGGGAATACATAGAAAATTACTAACTTCCTATATAGAAACTTACAAAACTTGCAGCTGCTAAGGAACCTTATGACTGCTTTGTTCTCCAGCCTTTCTGATCAAAAGAGCATCATTCAAATAACCTGCGAACACAAAAACTGTAAACTTAGATGTTAAAAGTAAGCAAAAACAAGAAGAGATGACGTACAAAAACTGGAAAAGTTATGAATTTCTTACACAACTGCATAAGAGTATGCTCTCTAACTGTAAGTATACAAGGGAATCTAGCAAGTATACAAGTGAAGTACTTACCAGGAAATTTAGCAGGTACACAAGTTGATGCCAGCGCCACTGCAGTTCACTTCCCACCGGCTTAATACCTAAGTATAAACTGAAAGTCAAatccacaatgagaaatactTACAAGAGCATACCGCCACCAACTCTAAATCTATTGTTGTTGCCTTCCTTCTCTTGCAACTTGGGAAATTCTTTCAGAACTTCAATACTCACATTTGTTGCATTTTCCTGACCAGCAAGATATGCATCTAGATATGCAGTAGGCACGTCAAACACTGCACCCCTCCCATCTGCTGTAAGACTTAGACCTTTCGTAGCTTCAACCTGATTGTCGGGCGAGAATCTCCTCAAAATGCCAAACACAAACCTGGGAACAAAAATGGGTCAAACTGATTAGTCAAAACACTGATTTTATCAGCAAAAAAACACAAttgataagaaaaaaataaataataattggtAAAACTGATCATATTAGACTATTAGAAGTCCCCGAGATCAAACTAATCCATATGGTAACATTGTTTTCCATGGATTTAAGAAGCGACCTACTCTTTATTTTAGTATACCCCTGCATCAACCCAGTAGTTTCAGTAAGATCAATGAAATACGGACACGTAAAGTGAAAATTGGGAAAGTTGTCGGTGCATACAGATGCTT
This portion of the Papaver somniferum cultivar HN1 chromosome 11, ASM357369v1, whole genome shotgun sequence genome encodes:
- the LOC113324798 gene encoding DEAD-box ATP-dependent RNA helicase 7-like, which codes for MKRSSTSTPASTFAAANSELVYLQDEVDCMKEQLGVIPAFQSAAEQLIKTSGLSAVDFISKALAKASVCTDNFPNFHFTCPYFIDLTETTGLMQGFVFGILRRFSPDNQVEATKGLSLTADGRGAVFDVPTAYLDAYLAGQENATNVSIEVLKEFPKLQEKEGNNNRFRVGGVALASTCVPAKFPGKYFTCILARFPCILTVREHTLMQLCYLNDALLIRKAGEQSSHKVP